A genomic segment from Comamonas terrigena NBRC 13299 encodes:
- a CDS encoding helix-turn-helix domain-containing protein, with the protein MDREKKLRSVLREARERQRLSQKQLADRLYKPQSFISKIESGERNLNVVEFLELCDAMNVDAVEIISEVREAKDLIFPWKEKINYY; encoded by the coding sequence TCGCGAAAAAAAGCTTCGTAGTGTATTGCGTGAAGCAAGAGAGCGCCAAAGACTGTCGCAGAAACAACTTGCGGACCGATTGTATAAACCACAGTCTTTTATTTCAAAAATAGAGTCCGGAGAGAGAAACCTGAATGTCGTGGAGTTCCTGGAGCTATGCGATGCAATGAATGTGGATGCGGTTGAAATCATCAGCGAAGTGCGAGAAGCCAAAGATTTGATCTTTCCATGGAAAGAAAAGATCAATTACTATTGA
- a CDS encoding MerR family transcriptional regulator has product MANLPPIPAKRYFTISEVALLCDVKPHVLRYWEQEFVQLRPMKRRGNRRYYQHHELLMVRRIRNLLYDEGFTIQGARNQLRAHAGEEATSGRVDAVAAAPADANLQTQLLLDQLLRQEGGATAASLEQVRHELLQIRSLLAL; this is encoded by the coding sequence ATGGCCAACCTTCCTCCCATCCCTGCCAAACGTTATTTCACGATCAGCGAAGTTGCGCTGTTGTGTGATGTCAAGCCCCATGTGCTGCGCTACTGGGAGCAGGAGTTTGTGCAGCTGCGCCCCATGAAGCGGCGTGGCAATCGCCGCTACTACCAGCACCACGAGCTGCTGATGGTGCGCCGCATCCGCAATCTGCTCTACGACGAGGGGTTCACCATCCAGGGAGCACGCAACCAGCTGCGTGCGCACGCTGGCGAGGAGGCGACATCCGGGCGGGTGGATGCCGTGGCGGCCGCGCCGGCTGACGCCAACCTGCAAACCCAACTGCTGCTGGATCAGCTGCTGCGCCAGGAGGGCGGGGCAACAGCAGCCTCTTTGGAGCAGGTCCGCCACGAGCTTTTGCAGATTCGTTCGCTTTTGGCGCTGTAG
- a CDS encoding integration host factor subunit alpha yields the protein MIEFADDGAEASSALTKAQLAELLFDQIGLNKRESKEMVDAFFDLISKSLVDGDDVKLSGFGNFQIRTKAPRPGRNPRTGELIPIDARRVVTFHASSKLKEQIQGAEGGGTPVQL from the coding sequence ATGATCGAATTTGCAGATGATGGCGCAGAGGCGTCCTCCGCCCTGACCAAAGCGCAATTGGCCGAACTGCTGTTCGATCAGATCGGCTTGAACAAGCGCGAATCCAAGGAAATGGTGGATGCGTTCTTCGACCTGATCTCCAAAAGTCTGGTCGATGGCGATGATGTGAAGCTGTCGGGTTTCGGCAACTTCCAGATCCGCACCAAGGCGCCGCGCCCGGGACGCAATCCACGCACCGGCGAGCTGATTCCCATCGACGCTCGCCGCGTGGTCACCTTCCACGCCAGTTCCAAGCTCAAGGAACAGATTCAGGGCGCAGAGGGCGGCGGCACGCCAGTTCAGCTCTAA
- the pheT gene encoding phenylalanine--tRNA ligase subunit beta: MQFPESWLREYCNPNLTTQQLADTLTMAGLEVEELDPVAPPFTGIVVGEIKEAVQHPDADRLRICQVDVGGPELLNIVCGAPNARVGIRIPCATVGAELPPGEDGKPFKIKIGKLRGVQSFGMLCSAKELGIDEDASGLLEFPSDAPLGQDVREYLNLDDTLFTLKLTPNLAHCLSVYGVARELSALTGAALKPLSFPAAAVASQDKLPVKIEATDLCGRFSGRIVRNVNTQVKTPQWMLDRLARCGQRSVSPLVDISNYVMFELGRPSHIFDLDKISGGLNVRWGKQGESLKLLNGNTIQIDDFIQVGVIADDKEVESLAGIMGGDATAVSDDTKNIYIEAAFWFPKAVAGRSRHFNFSTDAGHRFERGVDPEFTIEHIERITALVLEICGTPDTQVAAMDDQKPNMPQPKPVQLRVARAAKVIGMAVTQQQCLDALNGLGLPATLASEGVISVTAPTFRFDINLEEDLIEEVARMIGYENLPTTKPLAPISPKLRAENQRSPFGVRHELAGLGYQETINFSFVEEKWEQELAGNHHAIKLLNPIASHLSVMRSSLLGSLLQVLKFNVDRKAQRVRVFELGRVFFKDESVVESDTTVKGFYQPMRVAGLAYGAADQLQWGRAETKVDFYDVKGDVEALLAPAKPVFEPAEHPAMHPGRCARVLLDGKVIGFVGELHPKWRQEWDLAQAPVMFELELDAVLARQVPVFKPVAKHQAVERDIAVVVKEAVTHAQVMEAVQQGVQGGILRSAALFDVFRPKKLKAGEEAAPGSLAQDEKSLAIRLTLGRDEAALTDVEIDAAMQGAIASLVERVAARLRG, translated from the coding sequence ATGCAATTTCCTGAATCCTGGTTGCGCGAGTACTGCAACCCCAACCTGACCACCCAGCAACTGGCCGACACCCTGACCATGGCCGGTCTGGAAGTGGAAGAGCTGGATCCTGTGGCGCCTCCTTTCACCGGCATTGTTGTCGGTGAAATCAAGGAAGCCGTGCAGCATCCCGATGCCGACCGCCTGCGCATCTGCCAGGTGGACGTGGGTGGCCCCGAGCTGCTGAACATCGTCTGCGGTGCGCCCAATGCGCGCGTGGGCATCCGCATTCCCTGCGCCACTGTGGGCGCCGAGCTGCCGCCGGGTGAAGACGGCAAGCCTTTCAAGATCAAGATCGGCAAGCTGCGCGGCGTGCAGAGCTTTGGCATGCTGTGCTCGGCCAAGGAGCTGGGCATTGACGAAGATGCCAGCGGCTTGCTGGAGTTTCCGTCCGATGCGCCCCTGGGCCAGGATGTGCGCGAGTACCTGAACCTGGACGACACGCTGTTCACGCTGAAGCTCACGCCCAATCTGGCGCACTGCCTGTCGGTATACGGCGTGGCCCGCGAGCTGTCGGCATTGACCGGTGCAGCTTTGAAGCCGCTGTCTTTCCCCGCTGCAGCCGTGGCGTCGCAAGACAAGCTGCCCGTCAAGATTGAAGCGACCGACCTGTGCGGCCGTTTCTCGGGCCGTATCGTGCGCAACGTCAACACCCAGGTGAAGACGCCCCAGTGGATGCTGGACCGTCTGGCACGCTGCGGCCAGCGCTCGGTCTCGCCCCTGGTGGACATCTCCAACTATGTGATGTTCGAGCTGGGCCGTCCGTCCCACATTTTCGACCTGGACAAGATCAGCGGTGGTCTGAACGTGCGCTGGGGCAAGCAAGGCGAATCGCTCAAGCTGCTCAACGGCAACACCATCCAGATCGACGACTTCATCCAGGTGGGCGTGATTGCCGACGACAAGGAAGTGGAGTCGCTGGCCGGCATCATGGGTGGCGATGCCACTGCCGTATCGGACGACACGAAGAACATCTACATCGAAGCTGCGTTCTGGTTCCCCAAGGCCGTGGCCGGGCGCTCGCGCCACTTCAATTTCTCGACCGACGCGGGCCACCGTTTCGAGCGCGGCGTGGACCCCGAGTTCACCATCGAGCATATCGAGCGCATCACCGCGCTGGTGCTGGAAATCTGCGGTACGCCTGACACGCAGGTGGCGGCCATGGACGACCAAAAGCCCAACATGCCCCAGCCCAAGCCCGTGCAACTGCGCGTGGCCCGTGCGGCCAAGGTGATCGGCATGGCCGTGACCCAGCAGCAGTGCCTGGATGCACTGAACGGCCTGGGCCTGCCCGCCACGCTGGCATCCGAGGGGGTGATCTCGGTCACGGCGCCGACCTTCCGCTTCGACATCAATCTGGAAGAGGACCTGATCGAAGAAGTGGCCCGCATGATCGGCTACGAGAATCTGCCGACCACCAAGCCTCTGGCCCCCATCTCGCCCAAGTTGCGCGCTGAAAACCAGCGCAGCCCGTTCGGTGTGCGTCATGAACTGGCTGGCCTGGGCTACCAGGAGACCATCAACTTCAGCTTTGTCGAAGAAAAGTGGGAGCAGGAGCTGGCGGGCAACCACCATGCCATCAAGCTGCTCAACCCTATTGCCAGCCATTTGAGCGTGATGCGTTCGTCGCTGCTGGGTTCGCTGCTGCAGGTGCTGAAGTTCAACGTGGACCGCAAGGCCCAGCGCGTGCGCGTGTTCGAACTGGGTCGCGTGTTCTTCAAGGATGAATCCGTGGTCGAGTCCGACACCACCGTCAAGGGCTTCTACCAGCCCATGCGTGTGGCGGGGCTGGCCTATGGTGCCGCCGACCAGCTGCAATGGGGCAGGGCCGAGACCAAGGTTGACTTCTACGATGTCAAGGGCGATGTCGAAGCGCTGCTGGCTCCGGCCAAGCCGGTGTTCGAGCCTGCAGAACATCCCGCCATGCACCCTGGCCGTTGCGCCCGCGTGCTGCTGGATGGCAAGGTCATCGGCTTTGTCGGCGAGCTGCACCCCAAATGGCGCCAGGAATGGGATCTGGCCCAGGCTCCGGTGATGTTCGAGCTGGAACTGGATGCCGTGCTGGCCCGCCAGGTGCCGGTGTTCAAGCCAGTGGCCAAGCACCAGGCGGTGGAGCGCGACATTGCCGTGGTGGTCAAGGAGGCGGTAACCCATGCCCAGGTGATGGAAGCGGTGCAGCAAGGGGTGCAGGGCGGTATCCTGCGTTCGGCCGCGCTGTTTGACGTCTTCCGCCCCAAGAAGCTCAAGGCCGGCGAAGAAGCTGCGCCGGGCAGCCTGGCCCAGGACGAAAAGAGCCTGGCCATCCGCCTGACGCTGGGCCGCGACGAGGCAGCGCTGACGGATGTCGAAATCGACGCCGCCATGCAGGGCGCGATTGCATCGCTGGTGGAGCGTGTGGCTGCACGCCTGCGCGGCTGA
- the pheS gene encoding phenylalanine--tRNA ligase subunit alpha: MNELDSLVESAQQLFAQAHTPADLENAKAQFLGKSGKMTELMKGMAQLSVEEKKSRGAAINVAKQAIEAALTARRKALADAELEAHLKAEVLDVTLPGRRRGAGGLHPVSITLERIEGIFGSMGFDVAQGPEIESDWFNFTALNTPEDHPARSMHDTFYVEGGTQHAPNLLRTHTSPMQVRHAVQHVKKYRNQLDAGQTMPEIRVIAPGRTYRVDSDATHSPMFHQCEGLWIGENVSFKDLKVVFTDFCKTFFEQDDLVLRFRPSFFPFTEPSAEIDIQFQSGPLAGKWLEVAGSGQVHPNVVRNMGLDPEKHIGFAFGMGPDRLTMLRYGVNDLRLFFDGDIRFLSQFQ, translated from the coding sequence ATGAACGAGTTGGATTCTCTGGTCGAGAGCGCGCAGCAGCTGTTTGCGCAGGCCCATACCCCCGCTGATCTGGAAAACGCCAAGGCGCAGTTTCTGGGCAAGTCGGGCAAGATGACCGAGCTCATGAAGGGCATGGCGCAGCTTTCCGTCGAAGAGAAAAAATCGCGCGGCGCTGCCATCAACGTGGCCAAGCAGGCGATCGAAGCGGCCCTGACCGCGCGCCGCAAGGCCCTGGCCGATGCCGAGCTGGAAGCACACCTGAAGGCCGAAGTGCTGGATGTGACCTTGCCCGGCCGCCGCCGTGGCGCAGGAGGGCTGCACCCTGTCTCCATCACCCTGGAGCGCATCGAGGGCATTTTTGGCTCCATGGGCTTTGATGTGGCCCAGGGCCCCGAGATCGAATCCGACTGGTTCAATTTCACGGCGCTGAACACGCCTGAAGACCACCCCGCGCGCTCCATGCATGACACCTTCTATGTGGAAGGCGGCACGCAACACGCACCCAACTTGCTGCGCACGCACACCAGCCCCATGCAGGTGCGCCATGCCGTGCAGCATGTTAAGAAATACCGCAATCAGCTGGATGCCGGCCAGACCATGCCCGAGATCCGCGTGATTGCCCCCGGCCGCACCTACCGTGTGGACTCGGACGCCACCCACTCGCCCATGTTCCACCAGTGCGAAGGCCTGTGGATTGGCGAGAACGTGAGCTTCAAGGACCTGAAGGTCGTGTTCACGGACTTCTGCAAGACCTTCTTTGAGCAGGATGATCTGGTGCTGCGTTTCCGCCCCAGCTTCTTCCCATTCACCGAGCCTTCGGCTGAAATCGACATCCAGTTCCAGAGCGGCCCGCTGGCCGGTAAATGGCTGGAAGTGGCGGGCTCCGGCCAGGTGCACCCCAACGTGGTGCGCAACATGGGCCTGGATCCCGAAAAGCACATCGGCTTTGCCTTTGGCATGGGCCCCGACCGCCTGACCATGCTGCGTTACGGCGTGAACGACCTGCGCCTGTTCTTCGACGGCGACATCCGTTTCCTGTCGCAGTTTCAGTAA
- the rplT gene encoding 50S ribosomal protein L20, with product MPRVKRGVTARARHKKVLTLAKGFRGRRGNVFRVAKQAVMKAGQYAYRDRRNKKRVFRQLWIARINAAARELGLTYSQFANGLKKAAIEIDRKMLADIAVHDKAAFSAIVNQVKAKLAA from the coding sequence ATGCCTCGCGTCAAACGTGGTGTAACGGCCCGTGCCCGTCACAAAAAAGTTCTGACCCTTGCTAAGGGTTTCCGCGGCCGCCGCGGTAATGTCTTCCGCGTCGCCAAGCAGGCGGTGATGAAGGCCGGTCAATACGCTTACCGTGACCGTCGTAACAAGAAGCGCGTGTTCCGTCAGCTGTGGATCGCCCGTATCAACGCCGCTGCACGTGAACTGGGTCTGACCTACAGCCAATTCGCCAACGGCCTGAAGAAGGCTGCCATCGAAATCGACCGCAAGATGCTGGCCGATATCGCTGTGCACGACAAGGCTGCTTTCAGCGCCATCGTGAACCAAGTCAAGGCCAAGCTGGCTGCTTGA
- the rpmI gene encoding 50S ribosomal protein L35, translated as MPKMKTKSSAKKRFRVRPGGTVKRGQAFKRHILTKKTTKNKRHLRGITSVHEGDMGSIAKMLPGAGL; from the coding sequence ATGCCCAAAATGAAAACCAAGAGCAGCGCGAAGAAGCGTTTTCGCGTTCGTCCCGGTGGTACCGTCAAGCGCGGTCAAGCCTTCAAGCGTCACATCTTGACCAAGAAGACCACGAAGAATAAGCGCCACCTGCGTGGCATTACCTCCGTGCATGAAGGCGACATGGGCTCCATCGCAAAGATGTTGCCTGGCGCTGGTCTGTAA
- the infC gene encoding translation initiation factor IF-3 — MKAIATEFRDRRHREERKHRLNREIQAPEVRLSGPDNEPIGVVSLAEALRMAGDLDVDLVEIASTANPPVCRLVDYGKFKYQEQKRAAEAKAKQTVIEIKEVKFRPGTDDGDYNIKLRNIRRFLAEGDKCKITLRFRGREITHQQLGLDLLNRLRDDLADTIQVEQFPKLEGRQMIMMIAPARNKKPAPVAKPAAAPAEEAGKTAA; from the coding sequence GTGAAAGCCATAGCTACTGAATTTCGTGATCGTCGCCACCGCGAGGAACGCAAACACCGTCTCAACCGTGAAATCCAGGCGCCTGAAGTGCGTCTGTCCGGTCCTGATAACGAACCCATCGGGGTTGTGAGCCTGGCGGAAGCGCTGCGCATGGCTGGCGACTTGGACGTGGATCTGGTGGAGATTGCCTCCACTGCGAACCCGCCTGTCTGCCGCCTGGTGGACTACGGTAAGTTCAAGTACCAAGAGCAAAAGCGCGCGGCCGAGGCCAAGGCGAAGCAAACCGTCATCGAAATCAAGGAAGTCAAATTCCGTCCTGGTACCGATGATGGCGACTACAACATCAAGTTGCGCAATATCCGCCGCTTCCTGGCCGAGGGCGACAAGTGCAAGATCACGCTGCGTTTCCGCGGTCGTGAAATCACGCACCAGCAACTGGGTCTGGATCTGCTGAACCGTCTGCGTGACGATCTGGCCGACACCATCCAGGTGGAGCAGTTCCCCAAGCTGGAAGGCCGCCAGATGATCATGATGATCGCTCCGGCGCGCAACAAAAAGCCCGCTCCAGTGGCCAAGCCCGCTGCAGCACCGGCAGAAGAAGCAGGCAAGACTGCCGCCTGA
- the thrS gene encoding threonine--tRNA ligase translates to MLKITLPDGSQREFDGPVTVMQVAQSIGAGLAKNTVAGRVNGRLVDACDLISEDAKLQIITPKDDEGVEIIRHSTAHLVGHAVKQLYPTAKMVIGPVIEEGFYYDISYERPFTPEDMAAIEARMKELIAQDYDVVKKMTPRAEVIKVFQERGEDYKLRLVEDMPNETAMGLYYHQEYVDMCRGPHVPNTRFLKVFKLTKLAGAYWRGDAKNEQLQRVYGTAWADKKDLQAYITRIEEAEKRDHRRLGRELDLFHIDECSPGTVFWHPKGWRVWQEVEQYMRRVYRENGYEEVKAPQILDKTLWEKTGHWDKYRDNMFITESEKRDYALKPMNCPGHILIFKQGIKSYRDLPLRYGEFGQCHRNEPTGGLHGIMRVRGFTQDDGHIFCTEDQIQKEVLDFTQLLQKVYADFGFTDIIYKVATRPEARIGSDEVWDKAEKALFDSLKASGCEYQIAVGDGAFYGPKIEYTLKDALGRQWQCGTIQVDFSMPVRLDAEYVGEDGNRHRPVMLHRAIVGSLERFIGILIEQFAGALPVWLAPVEVAVLNITDSQADYVQDVVAKLQKALPNQSLKIVSDLRNEKITYKIREHSLQKLPYILVAGDKEKAAGTVAVRARGNKDLGVMSVDAFIELLANDIASKA, encoded by the coding sequence ATGCTGAAAATTACGCTTCCCGACGGTTCGCAACGTGAATTCGACGGCCCGGTCACCGTCATGCAGGTGGCCCAGTCCATCGGCGCCGGTCTGGCCAAGAACACGGTGGCCGGCCGCGTCAACGGCCGTCTGGTCGACGCCTGCGATCTGATCAGCGAAGACGCCAAGCTGCAGATCATCACGCCCAAGGACGACGAAGGCGTGGAGATCATTCGCCACTCCACCGCCCACTTGGTCGGTCACGCCGTCAAGCAGCTGTATCCCACGGCCAAGATGGTGATCGGTCCGGTGATCGAGGAGGGCTTTTACTACGACATCTCCTACGAGCGCCCGTTCACGCCCGAAGACATGGCCGCCATCGAAGCTCGCATGAAGGAGCTGATTGCGCAGGACTACGACGTCGTCAAGAAGATGACTCCGCGCGCCGAAGTCATCAAGGTGTTCCAGGAACGCGGCGAAGACTACAAGCTGCGCCTGGTCGAAGACATGCCCAATGAAACCGCCATGGGCCTGTACTACCACCAGGAATATGTCGACATGTGCCGTGGCCCCCACGTGCCCAATACCCGCTTCCTGAAGGTCTTCAAGCTGACCAAGCTGGCTGGCGCCTACTGGCGCGGCGACGCCAAGAACGAGCAGCTGCAGCGCGTGTATGGCACGGCCTGGGCGGACAAGAAGGATCTGCAGGCCTACATCACCCGCATCGAAGAAGCCGAGAAGCGCGACCACCGTCGCCTGGGTCGCGAGCTGGACCTGTTCCACATCGACGAATGCTCGCCCGGCACCGTGTTCTGGCACCCCAAGGGCTGGCGCGTGTGGCAGGAGGTGGAGCAGTACATGCGCCGCGTCTACCGTGAAAACGGCTACGAAGAAGTGAAGGCCCCCCAGATTCTGGACAAGACCCTGTGGGAAAAAACCGGTCACTGGGACAAGTACCGCGACAACATGTTCATCACGGAGTCGGAAAAGCGCGACTACGCGCTGAAGCCCATGAACTGCCCGGGCCATATCCTGATCTTCAAGCAAGGCATCAAGAGCTACCGCGACCTGCCGCTGCGCTACGGTGAATTCGGTCAGTGCCACCGCAACGAACCCACGGGCGGTCTGCACGGCATCATGCGCGTGCGCGGCTTCACCCAGGACGATGGCCACATCTTCTGTACCGAAGACCAGATCCAGAAGGAAGTGCTTGACTTCACGCAGCTGCTGCAAAAGGTCTACGCCGACTTCGGTTTCACCGACATCATCTACAAGGTCGCAACCCGTCCGGAAGCGCGGATTGGCTCGGACGAAGTCTGGGACAAGGCGGAAAAAGCGCTGTTCGACTCGCTCAAGGCTTCGGGTTGCGAGTATCAGATCGCGGTGGGCGACGGCGCCTTCTACGGCCCCAAGATCGAATACACACTCAAGGATGCCCTGGGTCGCCAGTGGCAGTGCGGCACCATCCAGGTGGACTTCTCCATGCCCGTGCGTCTGGATGCCGAGTACGTGGGTGAAGATGGCAACCGTCACCGCCCCGTGATGCTGCACCGTGCAATCGTCGGTTCGCTGGAGCGTTTCATCGGCATTTTGATCGAACAATTCGCCGGTGCGCTGCCGGTTTGGCTGGCGCCCGTGGAAGTGGCCGTGCTCAACATCACCGACTCCCAGGCCGACTACGTGCAAGACGTTGTGGCAAAGCTGCAAAAAGCATTGCCGAATCAAAGTCTTAAGATTGTGTCTGACCTGCGCAATGAAAAGATCACGTATAAAATACGCGAGCATTCGTTGCAAAAGCTGCCTTACATCCTTGTCGCCGGCGACAAGGAGAAGGCCGCAGGAACTGTCGCAGTGCGCGCCCGGGGCAATAAGGACCTGGGTGTGATGTCCGTCGACGCCTTCATTGAACTGTTGGCCAACGACATCGCTTCCAAAGCCTGA
- the aceA gene encoding isocitrate lyase, whose amino-acid sequence MTKALNTQLSREQQIAALEKDWATNPRWKGVKRGYSAADVVRLRGSLQPEYTLAQRGAEVLWEKINGSSKKGYVNAFGAISAGQAMQQAKAGLEAVYLSGWQVAADGNTSETMYPDQSLYAYDSVPTMVRRINNTFKRADEIQWGKGVNPGDKEFIDYFLPIVADAEAGFGGVLNAFELMKNMIQAGAAGVHFEDQLAAVKKCGHMGGKVLVPTREACEKLISARFAADVMGVPTIVLARTDAEAANLITSNHDANDQPFLTGERTQEGFYRVKNGLEQSISRGVAYAPYADLVWCETGVPDIGFAREFAQAVHAACPGKLLSYNCSPSFNWKKNLNDSQIASFQEDLSALGYKFQFITLAGIHSNWYNTFKFAHAYARGEGMKHYVEMVQEPEFAARELGYTFVSHQQEVGAGYFDDVTTVIQGGSSSVKALTGSTEEEQFH is encoded by the coding sequence ATGACCAAAGCGCTGAACACCCAACTGAGCCGCGAACAGCAAATCGCCGCCCTGGAAAAAGACTGGGCCACCAACCCCCGCTGGAAGGGCGTCAAGCGCGGTTACTCCGCGGCTGACGTGGTGCGCCTGCGTGGCAGCCTGCAGCCCGAGTACACCCTGGCCCAGCGTGGCGCCGAAGTGCTGTGGGAGAAGATCAACGGCAGCTCCAAGAAGGGCTACGTGAACGCTTTCGGCGCCATCTCTGCCGGCCAGGCCATGCAGCAAGCCAAGGCCGGTCTGGAAGCCGTGTACCTGTCGGGTTGGCAAGTCGCTGCCGACGGCAACACGTCCGAAACCATGTACCCCGACCAGTCGCTGTACGCCTATGACTCGGTGCCCACCATGGTGCGCCGCATCAACAACACCTTCAAGCGCGCTGACGAAATCCAGTGGGGCAAGGGTGTGAATCCCGGCGACAAGGAGTTCATCGACTACTTCCTGCCCATCGTGGCCGATGCGGAAGCCGGTTTCGGCGGCGTGCTGAACGCTTTCGAGCTGATGAAGAACATGATCCAGGCCGGCGCTGCTGGCGTGCACTTTGAAGACCAGCTGGCAGCCGTGAAGAAGTGCGGCCACATGGGCGGCAAGGTGCTGGTGCCCACCCGTGAAGCCTGCGAAAAGCTGATTTCCGCCCGCTTTGCTGCGGACGTGATGGGCGTGCCCACCATCGTGCTGGCCCGTACCGACGCCGAGGCAGCCAACCTGATCACCAGCAACCACGACGCCAACGATCAGCCTTTCCTGACCGGCGAGCGCACCCAGGAAGGCTTCTACCGTGTCAAGAACGGCCTGGAGCAATCCATCAGCCGCGGCGTGGCCTACGCTCCCTACGCCGATCTGGTGTGGTGCGAAACCGGCGTGCCCGACATCGGCTTTGCCCGTGAATTCGCACAGGCCGTGCACGCAGCCTGCCCCGGCAAGCTGCTGAGCTACAACTGCTCGCCTTCGTTCAACTGGAAGAAGAACCTCAACGACAGCCAGATCGCGTCCTTCCAGGAAGACCTGTCTGCACTGGGCTACAAGTTCCAGTTCATCACCCTGGCCGGCATCCACAGCAACTGGTACAACACCTTCAAGTTTGCCCACGCCTATGCACGCGGCGAAGGCATGAAGCACTACGTGGAAATGGTGCAGGAACCCGAATTCGCGGCACGCGAACTGGGCTACACCTTTGTGTCGCACCAGCAGGAAGTGGGCGCGGGTTACTTCGATGACGTGACCACCGTGATCCAGGGCGGCTCTTCCAGCGTGAAGGCCCTGACCGGTTCCACCGAAGAAGAGCAGTTCCACTGA
- a CDS encoding carboxymuconolactone decarboxylase family protein, translating to MSTLRLPYSTLSPAAYQGLLATKSALDHSSLGKPLIELVYLRVSQINGCAFCLEMHAKALRAGGMAQAKLDSLAGWRVSAQFDARERAALGWTESLVDVAHTHAPDTDFASLQPHFSDTEISDLSFAIALMSAFNRLAIGMRQ from the coding sequence ATGAGCACTTTGCGTCTGCCCTATTCCACCCTCTCGCCTGCTGCCTACCAGGGTCTGCTGGCCACCAAGTCCGCACTGGACCACAGCAGCCTGGGCAAGCCTTTGATCGAGCTGGTCTATCTGCGCGTGTCCCAAATCAATGGCTGTGCCTTCTGCCTGGAGATGCATGCCAAGGCCTTGCGCGCCGGAGGCATGGCACAGGCCAAGCTCGACAGCCTGGCCGGCTGGCGGGTCAGCGCCCAGTTCGATGCCCGGGAACGCGCGGCACTGGGCTGGACGGAATCCCTGGTCGATGTGGCCCATACCCACGCACCGGACACCGACTTTGCATCGCTGCAGCCACACTTCAGCGATACCGAAATTTCCGACCTGAGCTTTGCGATTGCGCTGATGAGCGCCTTCAACCGCCTGGCCATCGGCATGCGCCAGTAG